The following proteins are encoded in a genomic region of Actinomadura sp. NAK00032:
- a CDS encoding zinc-binding dehydrogenase: MTRAGAARAVLQRAPRTLDLVELPLPDVGPDDALLAVEACGICGTDVEEYSGALLDTIGPTSPFVPGHEPVGRIAAIGARAAVRWGLAEGDRVAVEPALPCGACRDCRTGRYVLCAGWEHFPMSYGFVPAKIPPALWGGFADRMYLHPNSVLHRLPDAVDPAVAATFNALAAGVEWAVEVPGTRAGDCVVVLGAGQRGLACVLAARAAGADPVIVTGLAADRHKLDLALELGATAAVVADGGGVPERIRALTGGVPVDVVVDVASGDPTTVLDAMAIVRPGGTVVLAGLKNGRPVPGFTSDDVVLKGLRVQGVRAAGHASFRRAVALIAAGDRPLHRLVTHTFALPDAAQAIETLAAPGGGPNGAVSVVITPDPVPPPPPHP, encoded by the coding sequence ATGACCAGAGCGGGGGCGGCCCGCGCCGTGCTCCAGCGGGCTCCGCGCACCCTCGACCTCGTGGAGCTGCCGCTTCCCGACGTCGGCCCCGACGACGCGCTGCTCGCCGTGGAGGCGTGCGGGATCTGCGGGACGGACGTCGAGGAGTACAGCGGCGCGCTGCTCGACACCATCGGCCCGACCTCGCCGTTCGTCCCCGGCCACGAGCCGGTCGGGCGGATCGCGGCGATCGGGGCGCGGGCGGCGGTGCGCTGGGGGCTCGCGGAGGGCGACCGGGTCGCGGTCGAGCCGGCGCTGCCGTGCGGGGCGTGCCGGGACTGCCGGACGGGCCGGTACGTGCTGTGCGCCGGCTGGGAGCACTTCCCGATGAGCTACGGGTTCGTCCCCGCCAAGATCCCGCCCGCGCTGTGGGGCGGGTTCGCCGACCGCATGTACCTGCATCCGAACAGCGTCCTGCACCGGCTGCCGGACGCGGTGGACCCGGCGGTCGCCGCCACGTTCAACGCGCTCGCCGCCGGCGTCGAGTGGGCGGTCGAGGTGCCCGGCACCCGCGCCGGCGACTGCGTGGTCGTGCTCGGCGCCGGGCAGCGCGGGCTGGCCTGCGTGCTGGCGGCGCGGGCCGCGGGCGCCGACCCGGTGATCGTCACCGGGCTGGCGGCCGACCGGCACAAGCTGGACCTGGCGCTGGAGCTGGGCGCGACCGCCGCCGTGGTGGCCGACGGCGGCGGCGTCCCGGAGCGGATCCGGGCGCTGACCGGCGGCGTGCCGGTGGACGTGGTGGTCGACGTCGCGTCCGGCGACCCCACGACCGTGCTGGACGCGATGGCGATCGTCCGGCCCGGCGGGACGGTGGTCCTCGCCGGGCTCAAGAACGGGCGGCCCGTGCCGGGCTTCACCAGCGACGACGTGGTCCTGAAGGGGCTGCGCGTGCAGGGCGTCCGGGCGGCGGGGCACGCCTCGTTCCGCCGGGCGGTCGCGCTGATCGCGGCGGGCGACCGCCCGCTGCACCGGCTCGTCACGCACACCTTCGCCCTCCCGGACGCGGCGCAGGCCATCGAGACCCTCGCCGCCCCGGGCGGCGGCCCGAACGGCGCGGTCAGCGTCGTGATCACACCCGATCCCGTCCCCCCGCCTCCACCCCACCCCTAG
- a CDS encoding ABC transporter substrate-binding protein encodes MAGNFPRPRGRAGRAAVLATALLPALAAAACASGSGSVQADDGTIVIGMDQDTSGGAAAYAGIVGKTIKDAVAEVNDKGGIGGKKLKLIVKSDDNDATKAPTVVRQLLSQGAQAIIMNSGGQSVLQVQALLKQQKVPAIAPVNITPGIGDGPNSAYTYSLANPTEDFGKVYAEAFTKAGYKRLALFKDDSASIAGMEKALMTPIKEAGIQVVATETAPVDTSDVTAQVTRIKQAKPDAILVAALGGQMEVLVHNTTHQLIPDADRFSLASIGNQPDLWKQAKPGALDKLVFVGSITQENEKTAALAKFLSGKRGGEAGVTAYDAQAYDAIGMLAKAIEQAGSKPDGEAINKGLEKVSGYPSSFGQKGYTLSFKPGKHSGTDGLCGLILMQFENSQPGRQWPVYQPACG; translated from the coding sequence ATGGCAGGAAACTTCCCGAGGCCGCGCGGTAGAGCGGGCAGGGCCGCCGTGCTGGCGACGGCGCTGCTGCCCGCGCTCGCGGCCGCCGCGTGCGCGTCCGGCTCCGGCTCCGTGCAGGCCGACGACGGCACGATCGTCATCGGCATGGACCAGGACACCTCCGGCGGCGCCGCCGCCTACGCCGGGATCGTCGGCAAGACGATCAAGGACGCGGTCGCCGAGGTCAACGACAAGGGCGGCATCGGCGGCAAGAAGCTCAAGCTGATCGTCAAGAGCGACGACAACGACGCGACGAAGGCGCCGACCGTCGTCCGGCAGCTGCTCAGCCAGGGCGCGCAGGCGATCATCATGAACTCCGGCGGGCAGTCGGTGCTGCAGGTCCAGGCCCTGCTCAAGCAGCAGAAGGTGCCCGCCATCGCGCCGGTGAACATCACGCCCGGCATCGGGGACGGCCCGAACTCGGCCTACACGTACTCGCTCGCGAACCCGACCGAGGACTTCGGGAAGGTCTACGCCGAGGCGTTCACGAAGGCCGGGTACAAGCGGCTCGCCCTGTTCAAGGACGACAGCGCGTCCATCGCCGGGATGGAGAAGGCGCTGATGACCCCGATCAAGGAGGCGGGGATCCAGGTCGTCGCGACGGAGACGGCGCCGGTCGACACCAGCGACGTCACCGCGCAGGTCACCCGGATCAAGCAGGCGAAGCCGGACGCGATCCTCGTCGCGGCGCTCGGCGGGCAGATGGAGGTGCTCGTCCACAACACGACGCACCAGCTCATCCCGGACGCCGACCGGTTCTCGCTCGCGTCCATCGGCAACCAGCCCGACCTGTGGAAGCAGGCCAAGCCGGGCGCGCTCGACAAGCTCGTCTTCGTCGGGTCGATCACGCAGGAGAACGAGAAGACGGCGGCGCTGGCGAAGTTCCTGTCCGGCAAGCGCGGCGGCGAGGCCGGCGTGACGGCCTACGACGCGCAGGCGTACGACGCGATCGGGATGCTCGCCAAGGCGATCGAGCAGGCCGGGTCCAAGCCGGACGGCGAGGCCATCAACAAGGGCCTGGAGAAGGTGTCCGGGTACCCGTCGTCCTTCGGGCAGAAGGGCTACACCCTGTCGTTCAAGCCGGGCAAGCACAGCGGCACCGACGGGCTCTGCGGCCTCATCCTCATGCAGTTCGAGAACAGCCAGCCGGGTCGGCAGTGGCCGGTGTACCAACCGGCCTGCGGCTGA
- a CDS encoding class II aldolase/adducin family protein: protein MTLDVGPRPAPRPVAGGAAEWTPRVMPPIGRDLDDRQKLACAFRILGRSGFSENIAGHITVRVDGTEDLLINPWGLWWEEISASDICRVSPDAEVLDGKWDVTPAIHIHTELHRRRPDVRAVVHNHPYYATVLAALGVLPEFLHQTGSMFDGDLAFVDEYTGEVATADLGADLADRIGDKSVVLLANHGVIVTGPSVEEATYRSATLDRQCRLMYDVLVSGRDHTLVAPSLRRSMKASLLERGTDFFWNGAVRALLRDHPEVVD, encoded by the coding sequence GTGACATTGGACGTCGGGCCTCGCCCCGCGCCGCGACCGGTCGCCGGAGGCGCCGCCGAGTGGACGCCCCGGGTGATGCCGCCGATCGGCAGGGACCTCGACGACCGGCAGAAGCTGGCGTGCGCGTTCCGCATCCTCGGGCGGTCGGGGTTCAGCGAGAACATCGCGGGCCACATCACCGTCCGGGTGGACGGCACCGAGGACCTGCTGATCAACCCGTGGGGCCTGTGGTGGGAGGAGATCTCCGCGTCCGACATCTGCCGGGTGTCGCCGGACGCGGAGGTCCTGGACGGCAAGTGGGACGTCACCCCCGCCATCCACATCCACACCGAGCTGCACCGCCGCCGCCCCGACGTGCGCGCCGTGGTGCACAACCACCCGTACTACGCGACGGTGCTCGCCGCCCTCGGCGTCCTGCCGGAGTTCCTGCACCAGACCGGGTCGATGTTCGACGGCGACCTGGCCTTCGTGGACGAGTACACCGGCGAGGTCGCCACCGCCGACCTCGGCGCCGACCTCGCCGACCGGATCGGCGACAAGTCGGTGGTGCTGCTCGCCAACCACGGCGTCATCGTGACCGGCCCCTCCGTGGAGGAGGCGACGTACCGGTCCGCGACCCTCGACCGGCAGTGCCGGCTGATGTACGACGTGCTGGTCTCGGGTCGCGATCACACGCTCGTGGCGCCTAGCCTGCGACGCAGCATGAAGGCGTCGCTCCTCGAACGCGGAACCGACTTCTTCTGGAACGGGGCGGTGCGCGCACTGCTCCGCGACCACCCGGAGGTGGTGGACTGA
- a CDS encoding amidohydrolase family protein: MSINIDDLAANTSFTTGGKGAEGPTWLPEPERRDRKYTVISVDDHIVEPPNTFEGRMPAKFADRAPKVVERDGGAEVWVYDGQDFPNVGFNAVVGRPVSEYSFEPSRFDEMRRGAWDIHHRIKDMDLAGIYASLNFPSFLPGFAGQRLQLTTSDNELALASVRAWNDWHLEEWAGSYPDRIIPCQIPWLLDPELGAAEIRRNAERGFKAVTFSEAPQKLGLPSLHTGYWDPIMRACAETGTVVNLHIGSSGTSPATADDAPPDTVGVLFFGYAMFAAVDWLYSLLPVRFPDLKICLSEGGIGWVAGLMDRLDHMLSYHDMYGTWTKDIGLTPAEVLKRNFWFCAVEDQSSFVLRDRIGVENILLESDYPHCDSTWPDTQTVIESEIGGLPEADVRRFTWQNAAELYRHPVPAEVQADPNAF; the protein is encoded by the coding sequence ATGAGCATCAACATCGACGACCTCGCCGCCAACACGAGCTTCACGACCGGCGGCAAGGGCGCCGAGGGGCCCACCTGGCTGCCGGAGCCCGAGCGCCGCGACCGCAAGTACACCGTCATCTCCGTGGACGACCACATCGTGGAGCCGCCGAACACCTTCGAGGGACGCATGCCGGCGAAGTTCGCCGACCGCGCCCCGAAGGTCGTGGAGCGCGACGGCGGCGCCGAGGTGTGGGTGTACGACGGGCAGGACTTCCCGAACGTCGGCTTCAACGCGGTCGTCGGGCGTCCCGTGTCGGAGTACAGCTTCGAGCCGTCCCGGTTCGACGAGATGCGGCGCGGCGCGTGGGACATCCACCACCGCATCAAGGACATGGACCTCGCCGGCATCTACGCGTCGCTGAACTTCCCGTCGTTCCTGCCGGGGTTCGCGGGGCAGCGGCTCCAGCTCACCACGTCCGACAACGAACTGGCGCTGGCCTCGGTACGGGCCTGGAACGACTGGCACCTGGAGGAATGGGCCGGCTCCTACCCGGACCGGATCATCCCGTGCCAGATCCCGTGGCTGCTCGACCCCGAACTCGGCGCGGCGGAGATCCGCCGCAACGCCGAGCGCGGCTTCAAGGCGGTGACGTTCTCCGAGGCGCCGCAGAAGCTCGGGCTGCCGTCCCTGCACACCGGCTACTGGGACCCGATCATGCGGGCGTGCGCGGAGACGGGCACGGTCGTGAACCTGCACATCGGGTCGTCCGGGACGTCCCCGGCGACGGCCGACGACGCCCCGCCGGACACGGTCGGCGTGCTGTTCTTCGGGTACGCGATGTTCGCCGCCGTCGACTGGCTGTACTCGCTGCTGCCCGTCCGCTTCCCGGACCTGAAGATCTGCCTGAGCGAGGGCGGCATCGGCTGGGTCGCCGGTCTCATGGACCGGCTCGACCACATGCTCAGCTACCACGACATGTACGGGACGTGGACGAAGGACATCGGCCTCACCCCGGCGGAGGTCCTCAAGCGCAACTTCTGGTTCTGCGCCGTCGAGGACCAGTCGTCGTTCGTGCTGCGCGACCGCATCGGCGTGGAGAACATCCTGCTGGAGAGCGACTACCCGCACTGCGACTCGACGTGGCCGGACACCCAGACGGTCATCGAGTCGGAGATCGGCGGCCTGCCCGAGGCGGACGTGCGCCGCTTCACCTGGCAGAACGCGGCGGAACTGTACCGGCACCCCGTCCCGGCCGAAGTCCAGGCCGACCCGAACGCGTTCTGA
- a CDS encoding cytochrome P450, giving the protein MTIMRPSGSSASGEYDPFSPEALEAPAAAHRTLREKCPVHHHAGFGDNGFYTLSRHADVAAFFDDWGLWSSKWGQGPIYVREGGLKSDPPEHTVYRKLVTSAFTARRTAALEDWITATAGDLVDGFAAGGRADLCEAFAVPLPVLVIAKILGVPSADRADFKAWSDQFMAGQNAADPTVQGAARAKIDAYFGGILAERRETLGSGGPEALPDDLLTALLTAENDGRPFTDEELLPLILLLLVGGNETTTSLIANAVWRLLDLGLWEEVRANPHLLDAAVEESLRYDPPVLGLYRTNTRPVVLHGVEIPENSKVQGLYASANRDPGAWEDPDTFRLDRDLNDLRRRHLSFGVGQYFCPGAALARLEARISLRLLGERLPGLRLDGEPTRVDSFMMWGPSSLPIAWSV; this is encoded by the coding sequence ATGACGATCATGCGCCCGTCGGGCTCCAGCGCCTCCGGGGAGTACGACCCGTTCTCCCCGGAGGCGCTGGAGGCCCCGGCCGCCGCCCACCGCACGCTGCGCGAGAAGTGCCCGGTGCACCACCACGCGGGTTTCGGCGACAACGGCTTCTACACGCTGTCGCGGCACGCCGACGTCGCCGCGTTCTTCGACGACTGGGGCCTCTGGTCGTCGAAGTGGGGCCAGGGCCCGATCTACGTGCGGGAGGGCGGGCTGAAGTCCGACCCGCCGGAGCACACCGTCTACCGGAAGCTGGTGACGTCGGCGTTCACGGCCCGCCGCACCGCCGCGCTGGAGGACTGGATCACCGCGACCGCCGGCGACCTGGTCGACGGCTTCGCCGCCGGCGGCCGCGCCGACCTGTGCGAGGCGTTCGCGGTGCCGCTGCCCGTCCTGGTGATCGCGAAGATCCTGGGCGTGCCGTCCGCCGACCGGGCCGACTTCAAGGCGTGGTCGGACCAGTTCATGGCCGGGCAGAACGCCGCCGACCCGACCGTCCAGGGCGCGGCCCGCGCCAAGATCGACGCCTACTTCGGCGGGATCCTGGCCGAGCGCCGCGAGACCTTGGGCTCGGGCGGCCCGGAGGCACTGCCGGACGACCTGCTCACCGCCCTCCTCACCGCCGAGAACGACGGCCGCCCGTTCACCGACGAAGAACTGCTGCCGCTCATCCTGCTGCTCCTGGTAGGAGGCAACGAGACCACAACGTCCCTCATAGCGAACGCGGTGTGGCGCCTCCTGGACCTCGGCCTATGGGAGGAGGTCCGAGCGAACCCACACCTGCTGGACGCGGCCGTAGAGGAGAGCCTCCGCTACGACCCGCCCGTCCTCGGCCTGTACCGCACCAACACCCGACCGGTCGTCCTGCACGGTGTGGAGATCCCAGAGAACTCCAAGGTGCAGGGCCTCTACGCGTCCGCCAACCGGGACCCTGGCGCGTGGGAAGACCCCGACACGTTCCGCCTAGACCGTGACCTGAACGACCTACGCCGCCGGCACCTCTCCTTCGGCGTCGGCCAGTACTTCTGCCCCGGTGCTGCACTAGCCCGCCTGGAAGCACGCATCTCTCTGCGTCTCCTAGGCGAGCGCCTGCCCGGCCTACGCCTGGACGGCGAACCGACCCGCGTCGACTCCTTCATGATGTGGGGCCCGTCGTCGCTGCCGATCGCCTGGTCGGTGTGA
- a CDS encoding FadR/GntR family transcriptional regulator: MVNGTRPARIRQPRLADMVASVLRERIVSGELADGEVIGPQDDLLAEFGVSKPSMREALRILESEGLITVLRGNKGGAVVHVPRTETAAQAIDLVLRSRQSAPDDIAVALVRLEPVCAGLCAERPDRESSVIPTLEAAQRDVEANLDDLIGFVRAAREFHAQLVFGCGNAAMAVAVGALERLWTTAEQEWAGAAAGRGEFPGLDQRSDGVRAHHRLIKLIAAGDAAGAERAARRHLTAAQCHVLN; the protein is encoded by the coding sequence ATGGTGAACGGAACGCGCCCGGCGCGCATCCGGCAGCCCCGGCTCGCCGACATGGTGGCCTCCGTCCTGCGCGAGCGGATCGTCAGCGGCGAGCTGGCCGACGGCGAGGTCATCGGCCCGCAGGACGACCTGCTCGCCGAGTTCGGGGTCAGCAAGCCGTCCATGCGGGAGGCGCTGCGGATCCTGGAGTCCGAGGGCCTCATCACCGTGCTGCGCGGCAACAAGGGCGGCGCGGTCGTGCACGTGCCGCGGACGGAGACGGCCGCGCAGGCCATCGACCTCGTGCTGCGGTCGCGGCAGTCGGCGCCCGACGACATCGCGGTCGCGCTGGTGCGGCTGGAGCCGGTGTGCGCGGGGCTCTGCGCCGAGCGTCCCGACCGGGAGAGCAGTGTGATCCCGACGCTGGAGGCCGCGCAGCGGGACGTCGAGGCCAACCTGGACGACCTGATCGGGTTCGTGCGGGCGGCGCGGGAGTTCCACGCGCAGCTCGTGTTCGGGTGCGGGAACGCCGCGATGGCGGTCGCGGTGGGCGCGCTCGAACGGCTGTGGACGACCGCCGAGCAGGAGTGGGCGGGCGCCGCCGCCGGGCGCGGTGAGTTCCCCGGGCTCGACCAGCGCTCCGACGGGGTGCGGGCGCACCACCGGCTGATCAAGCTGATCGCGGCAGGCGACGCTGCGGGCGCCGAACGCGCCGCGCGGCGGCACCTGACCGCGGCCCAGTGCCACGTCCTGAACTAG
- a CDS encoding acyl-CoA thioesterase, which produces MTFRLSYGDCDPAGIVYYANYQRWMERTHTEWWFLQGLRFDDLPSRLGVAVVTRAASAEYERTITLFDQIECRLYATSVGRTSFTMRGDFIREDGTRASTATLTLVCVDPHMPEKAVPVPPPMRRLLRSGSAGR; this is translated from the coding sequence GTGACGTTCCGCCTGTCGTACGGCGACTGCGATCCCGCCGGGATCGTCTACTACGCCAACTACCAGCGCTGGATGGAACGCACCCACACCGAGTGGTGGTTCCTGCAGGGCCTGCGCTTCGACGACCTCCCGTCCCGCCTGGGCGTGGCGGTCGTCACCCGCGCCGCGTCCGCCGAGTACGAGCGCACCATCACCCTCTTCGACCAGATCGAATGCCGCCTCTACGCGACCAGCGTGGGCCGCACCTCCTTCACGATGCGCGGCGACTTCATCCGCGAGGACGGCACCCGAGCCAGCACGGCCACCCTCACCCTCGTCTGCGTAGACCCGCACATGCCGGAAAAGGCCGTTCCCGTCCCCCCTCCGATGCGCCGCCTCCTCCGGTCCGGGTCCGCCGGGCGGTGA